From a region of the Lactuca sativa cultivar Salinas chromosome 4, Lsat_Salinas_v11, whole genome shotgun sequence genome:
- the LOC111886796 gene encoding GDSL esterase/lipase At1g29670: MAGELSLFLPVLILVGLLHGQICVVAGEPEVPCYFIFGDSLFDSGNNNGLKTTAKANYPPYGIDFSKGVSTGRFTNGRTVADIIGQLLGFVDFIPPYATITDKVITTGVNYASGSAGIREESGSHLGDRISLDRQLLNHVTTISRISALQSNKTFTAEYLKKCIYLSNIGSNDYINNYLIPNNYPTSNTYTVDQYATVLVQQYSQQLKTLYNLGARKIAVFGLGQVGCAPAEIAMFGTNGKPCVEWINDAVMLFNDRLKHLVEKLNSDYSDAKFTFINLKSISAPQGDVPVPSVPCCQVREDGQCVANSIPCPLRILSIFYDGFHPTEVANTLVATRSYIALLPTDASPYDISHLARL; encoded by the exons ATGGCCGGTGAGCTCAGCCTATTTTTGCCGGTCCTCATATTGGTAGGATTGTTGCATGGTCAAATTTGTGTAGTTGCAGGTGAACCGGAAGTGCCATGTTACTTCATATTTGGAGATTCATTGTTTGATAGTGGCAATAACAACGGTCTCAAAACGACAGCTAAAGCCAATTATCCGCCTTATGGAATTGATTTTTCAAAAGGGGTGAGTACCGGTAGATTCACCAACGGCCGAACCGTCGCAGACATCATCG GTCAACTTTTGGGTTTTGTTGACTTTATCCCACCTTACGCTACCATAACAGACAAAGTGATCACCACAGGCGTAAACTACGCTAGTGGTAGTGCTGGTATCCGAGAGGAATCTGGAAGTCATTTG GGTGATCGGATCAGTTTAGATAGGCAATTACTCAATCACGTCACAACAATTTCACGCATTTCTGCCTTGCAAAGCAACAAGACATTTACCGCTGAGTACCTTAAAAAATGCATTTACTTATCAAATATAGGAAGCAATGATTACATCAACAATTACTTGATACCTAATAATTACCCCACAAGCAACACATATACTGTTGATCAGTATGCAACAGTTCTTGTGCAACAATACTCTCAACAACTAAAG ACGTTGTACAATTTGGGAGCTAGGAAGATTGCTGTGTTTGGTCTGGGTCAGGTAGGGTGCGCCCCAGCTGAGATAGCAATGTTTGGCACTAATGGAAAACCATGTGTTGAGTGGATTAATGATGCAGTTATGCTATTCAATGACAGGCTTAAGCATCTTGTTGAGAAGCTAAATAGTGATTATTCTGATGCAAAGTTCACTTTCATCAACCTGAAAAGCATTTCAGCCCCACAAGGAG ATGTACCGGTGCCAAGTGTTCCTTGTTGTCAAGTAAGGGAAGATGGACAATGTGTTGCAAACTCAATCCCATGCCCTCTTCGGATTTTGTCTATTTTCTATGATGGTTTTCATCCCACAGAAGTAGCAAACACGCTAGTTGCAACAAGGTCATACATTGCACTCTTACCTACGGATGCATCTCCATACGATATTAGTCATCTTGCTCGACTTTAA
- the LOC111886857 gene encoding GDSL esterase/lipase At1g29670 — translation MSCFHKVFMIIVFHSVILPTWVVGKQQVPCYFIFGDSLVDNGNNNHLVTFAKAIYLPHGIDFSSGPTGRFCNGRTFADFMAEHLGFNSRIPPFALSNGSDILLGLNYASAAAGIRSETGHHLGDRITFDQQLKNHEMTVSSIREILGEPGLASQYLKKCLYHVGFGSNDYLNNYFIPAVYETSSMFTVEKFTQVLIQQYRRQILTLYSYGARKVSLNGLGPVGCTPYELSRHSTNESCVEYINTAVQLFNHNLKLLVDELNNDTSLQDAKFIYLNFYDMSMEVIRQPSAFGFTVANSGCCGTGLNNGALTCLPFEVPCLNRSEYFFWDAYHTTEAANRIASKRSYLAINNVDVYPIDIYHLVQL, via the exons ATGTCATGTTTCCACAAAGTTTTTATGATCATAGTGTTTCATAGTGTTATCTTACCAACATGGGTAGTTGGAAAACAACAAGTGCCATGTTACTTCATTTTTGGAGACTCCTTAGTTGACAACGGCAACAACAACCATTTGGTCACCTTTGCCAAAGCCATTTACCTTCCTCATGGCATTGATTTCAGTTCTGGGCCAACCGGAAGGTTTTGCAATGGGCGAACCTTTGCTGATTTCATGG CTGAACATTTAGGTTTTAATAGTCGCATTCCTCCATTTGCTCTTTCAAATGGGTCGGATATACTACTAGGACTAAATTACGCATCAGCAGCAGCAGGAATTCGCAGTGAAACTGGCCACCATCTG GGCGATCGCATAACATTTGATCAACAACTGAAAAATCACGAAATGACAGTGTCGAGTATCAGAGAGATTCTAGGGGAGCCTGGGTTGGCATCACAATACCTAAAGAAGTGTCTCTATCATGTTGGATTCGGCAGCAATGATTACCTTAACAACTATTTTATACCAGCAGTGTATGAAACAAGCAGCATGTTTACAGTTGAGAAATTCACACAAGTCCTTATTCAACAATATCGTAGACAAATATTG ACATTATACAGTTATGGAGCGAGGAAAGTATCTTTAAATGGCTTGGGTCCTGTCGGTTGCACCCCATATGAATTGTCACGTCACTCTACGAATGAATCATGTGTAGAATACATAAATACAGCGGTTCAACTATTCAATCACAATCTCAAATTACTTGTTGATGAGCTCAACAACGATACCAGTCTACAAGATGCAAAATTTATCTACTTGAACTTCTATGATATGAGTATGGAAGTCATTCGACAACCTTCAgcttttg GATTTACCGTAGCGAATAGTGGATGTTGTGGAACAGGGTTGAACAATGGTGCTCTTACATGTCTACCATTCGAAGTTCCATGTTTGAACAGGAGCGAATATTTCTTTTGGGATGCATATCATACTACTGAAGCCGCAAACAGAATTGCCTCCAAAAGGTCGTATCTTGCAATTAATAATGTTGATGTTTATCCCATTGACATTTATCACTTGGTTCAACTCTAG